A stretch of the Anaeromusa acidaminophila DSM 3853 genome encodes the following:
- the murB gene encoding UDP-N-acetylmuramate dehydrogenase — translation MIEHMQSVFQELQRVIHVGRLLAEEPLSQHTTFAIGGPADIFVQPGSMGELAATMQVLHAHSDVPVTILGNGSNVLVLDRGIRGVVIKLGDFLSSLRRDGNRIFAGAGSLLSEVSGFAAAQGLEGMEFAVGIPGSIGGAVFMNAGAYQGEMSCVVDAVTAVSPAGGVRRFSREELEFSYRHSIFQDNGHIVCEVELLLEAGESNTIEARMQELTQRRESKQPLELPSAGSTFKRPPGHFAGTLIEQSGLKGLRVGGAEVSQKHAGFIVNAGGATAQDVLALISEVQRQVQQQFGVSLQPEVRILGEA, via the coding sequence ATGATAGAGCATATGCAAAGCGTATTTCAGGAACTGCAACGTGTGATTCATGTGGGGCGATTATTGGCGGAAGAGCCGTTATCGCAGCATACAACCTTTGCTATAGGCGGCCCGGCTGATATTTTCGTACAGCCTGGCAGCATGGGAGAACTGGCGGCGACTATGCAAGTGCTGCATGCGCACTCGGACGTGCCTGTTACCATTTTAGGCAACGGCTCTAATGTGTTGGTGCTGGACCGGGGCATACGCGGCGTCGTAATTAAGCTAGGCGATTTTTTAAGCTCTTTGCGCCGGGATGGAAATCGTATCTTTGCCGGGGCGGGCTCGCTTTTGAGTGAAGTGTCAGGTTTTGCTGCAGCCCAAGGGCTGGAGGGCATGGAGTTTGCAGTAGGCATTCCCGGCAGTATCGGCGGCGCTGTCTTTATGAACGCCGGAGCCTATCAAGGGGAGATGAGCTGTGTTGTTGACGCAGTTACAGCCGTTTCTCCTGCAGGAGGAGTGCGCCGATTTTCCCGTGAAGAATTGGAGTTTTCGTATCGGCATAGTATTTTTCAGGATAATGGACATATTGTGTGCGAAGTGGAATTGTTGCTGGAAGCGGGAGAGAGCAACACCATTGAAGCTCGCATGCAGGAGTTGACCCAGCGGCGTGAAAGCAAGCAGCCCTTGGAGTTACCGAGCGCCGGCAGTACCTTCAAACGTCCGCCGGGACATTTTGCCGGCACTTTGATTGAACAGAGCGGTCTAAAAGGTTTACGCGTGGGCGGAGCCGAAGTGTCGCAAAAACATGCCGGTTTTATTGTTAATGCCGGCGGCGCTACGGCGCAGGATGTCTTAGCGTTGATCTCTGAAGTGCAGCGGCAGGTGCAGCAGCAGTTTGGCGTATCATTACAGCCGGAAGTGCGCATTTTGGGCGAAGCCTAA
- a CDS encoding TIM barrel protein, with protein sequence MTVRKEPWFGSAGNPDAFYEAGGKASVAMPAWLAAQGLDAYEYQCSRGASVKEETARKIGEAAKEHQVALSVHAPYYISLAAEDETVVGNTQEHFRKSLRVAHWLGADRVVFHIGGAGKKERVAALERAQKALMRVLQQCSEEGLLDGVWLCPETMGKKNQLGTLAEVLGFCLLAPQWLRPAVDFGHLHAVAGGAFDTREEYEAVFAAVEKALGAEAAKQLHIHFSKIEFTGAGEKRHWTFADPFGPPHEPLLECCARGGYTPRIICESAGTQALDARQMHVEYRRLTNGL encoded by the coding sequence ATGACGGTAAGAAAAGAACCTTGGTTTGGCTCGGCTGGAAATCCAGACGCTTTTTATGAAGCCGGAGGTAAAGCAAGCGTTGCTATGCCTGCATGGCTGGCGGCGCAAGGTCTTGATGCTTATGAATATCAATGCAGCCGGGGAGCTTCAGTCAAGGAAGAAACGGCGCGCAAGATAGGCGAAGCTGCAAAAGAACATCAGGTGGCGCTAAGCGTTCATGCGCCCTATTATATTAGCTTGGCGGCGGAAGATGAGACTGTGGTAGGTAATACACAGGAGCACTTTCGTAAATCTTTGCGCGTAGCCCATTGGTTAGGGGCGGATCGGGTGGTTTTTCATATCGGCGGCGCTGGCAAGAAGGAACGCGTTGCAGCGTTGGAACGGGCGCAAAAGGCCTTGATGCGAGTGTTGCAGCAATGCAGTGAAGAGGGCCTGCTGGATGGAGTTTGGCTGTGTCCGGAAACGATGGGCAAGAAAAATCAACTGGGTACGCTGGCGGAAGTGCTTGGTTTTTGTCTCTTAGCGCCTCAGTGGCTGCGTCCGGCTGTCGATTTTGGTCATTTGCACGCAGTGGCGGGGGGCGCTTTCGATACCAGGGAGGAATATGAAGCCGTTTTTGCGGCTGTGGAAAAGGCTTTGGGAGCAGAAGCGGCTAAACAACTGCATATTCATTTCAGCAAGATTGAGTTTACCGGCGCTGGAGAAAAGCGCCATTGGACGTTTGCAGATCCTTTTGGTCCGCCGCATGAACCCTTGCTGGAATGCTGTGCGCGAGGGGGCTACACGCCCCGTATCATTTGCGAATCAGCCGGTACGCAGGCGTTAGATGCGCGGCAGATGCATGTCGAATATCGGCGTCTCACGAACGGTTTATAA